The Candidatus Melainabacteria bacterium genomic sequence ACCAAAACCCAATGCACTTGAACTTTCAGGTTCATAATGAATCGAGCTGTCATTTAGTTGTAGTTTTTCTAGTGCATCTTTTAAATCAGGATACTTGTCCGCATCTGTAGGATAAAGACCACAAAAAACCACTGGCATTGCTGGTCTATATCCAATTAGTGGCTCTGCTGCAGGATTTTTAGCGCCTGTAACTGTATCACCAACAATGGAACTAACATCTTTTATAAAAGCAGCCAAATAACCTACTTCCCCTGATTTTAATTTATCTACCTGAACTTGTTTTGGAGTTAAGTAACCAACCTCGCTTACAACAAACTTTTTATTGTTTGCCATAAAAAGAATTTCATCTCCAACTTTTACACTACCATCAACAACTCTTAAGTAAACAATTATCCCTCTATAACTTTCAAAATAACTATCAAAAATTAATCCACGTAAAGGTTTATCACATGTGTTCTTTGGAGAAGGAATATTTTTTACAACAGACTCTAAAACTTCTTTAACATTTTGTCCTGTTTTTGCACTTATAAAAATTGCACCTTGTGTATCAATGCCAATTAATTCTTTTATTTCTTTTTTTACTCTTTCAGGTTCAGCACTGGGTAAATCAATTTTATTTATTACAGGAATAATTTCTAAATTATGCTCCATTGCTAAATATACATTTGCTAATGTTTGTGCTTCTACTCCTTGACTTGCATCAACCACTAAGAGTGCTCCTTCACAAGCTGCTAAACTTCTTGAAACTTCATAATTAAAATCAACATGTCCTGGAGTATCAATTAAATTTAATATGTATTCATTTTTATCGCTAGCTTTATATTTCATTCTTACTGTCTGCAATTTAATAGTAATGCCTCTTTCCCGCTCTATATCCATACTATCTAAAATTTGTTCCTTCATTTCCCGCTTAGAAATAGTTCCAGTCAACTCTAATAATCTGTCAGCTAAAGTTGATTTCCCGTGGTCAATGTGTGCAATAATACAAAAGTTTCTAATGTTTAATAACTGAGGCATAATTTTTTAACTAGTTTATTATATGATATAAAAAATGATTCATAAACTAAGAGATCTAAATTTAAGAAGATATTCTCTTCCAGGTTTAAAAAAATGGATCTTGATTGGATTTATTGGATTTATATTTGGTTTACTAGGCGTAGCATTATTACTTGAGCTGAGACCAGTTACAAGGCTAAGAGATCTTACATGGCTTATTGTAGGTGGAACTGCAAAAATAATACCAACTTATGTTTCAGGAACTATTGGAATTGTAGTATGCATATTCTTAATCACATATGCTGTAGTTAGTGCAAATAAAGAAGTTGTAAGAGCAATTGCACCTGAGCTTGCAGATAGTTCTTTTCTTGACGCTCTTGATAAATTACACTCACTTAGTCGGGGAGCAAAAGTAGTTGCAATTGGTGGTGGAACAGGTTTAAGCACTTTACTATCTGGCTTAAAACACTTTACTACAAATATTACAGCAATAGTAACAGTAGCTGATGATGGTGGAAGCTCAGGCAGGTTACGTGAAGAACTGGGAATTATACCGCCAGGAGATATTAGAAATTGCATAGCAGCACTTGCTGATGAAGACAAAATGATAACTGAGTTATTTCAATATCGTTTTAAAACTGGTCAAAATCTTGAAGGACATAGTTTTGGTAATTTATTTCTTACTGCACTACAAGAAGTAAGTGGTGGAGATTTTATTAAAGCAGTTAAAGCTGCTTGCTTAATTTTAAGAAGCCGTGGGACAGTTTTACCTTCTTCTCCAGAACCAATGAAAATAATAGCAGAGCTTCACGATGGAAGAATTATAGAAGGAGAGTCAAGAATCCCTCAAGCAAAAGGAAGAATTAAAAGAATATTTAGTGAACGAGAAAATCCAAAAGCACAAGAAGAAGCTATTAATGCAATTTCAGAAGCTGAGTTAATAATTTTTGGACCAGGAAGTTTATATACATCAATAATTCCTAATTTACTTGCCCCTGAGATTGTAAGTGCTATAAAAAATAATTCAAACGCTCATAAAGTTTATGTATGTAACATCATGACACAGCCTGGTGAAACATCAAATTACACTGTAAGTGATCATATTAATGCTTTACTTCAGCATGCAAAAGATCAAAACTTAATTGATGTAGTAATTGTAAATGACAGACACCCAAAACTTTTATTAGAAAAATACAAAGAAAAAGGTCAGGAACCAGTTGTTATTGATGCAGATATTATTCAAAAACTAGGAATTAGAATAGTTGCAAGAAATTTAATTAAAGAAGAAGACCTCGTAAGACACAATCCAAAATTACTTGCAAGAGCAATTATGCTTTGGCATAAACGATGGTTAAAATATCCGGTTAAGAAACAAGTGGTAAGTAGTAAGTAGTATAATTAAAATCCCAAAAAATGGGTAAATTAAACACATGACACAAAAATATTGGCTTGAAGAACTTTTATCTAACCCACGTGATTTTATAGATAAATTTTATCCACAAGGCAAATATTATCAAAGAATCAGACAATGGGACAAAAATAATAAAAAAAGAAAAAGACCAAGAACTTATTATGTTTTTACTTTAGATGATGAAGATGCAAAAAGAAATGCAACATTTTGTACTTTTGAATTTGGCATAAAAACACATATGATTAGACGAGGGTATTTAAGTAAAATTGCAAACCTGCTCCCAATGAGCATTTTAAAAGAAAATCTTTTAAAACTTGCAGGAGTTCAAATTGAAGAAGATGTATTCATTGCACCAGAAGTAACAATTGATCCTGTTTTTAGAGGCTGGATTAGATTCCAAAAAGGTTCTTCAATTGGCTGGGGAGTAAAATGTTTTAACCATTTATTTGAAGAAAACGGAAAAATAATAATTGGTTATATTAATATTGGAGAAGAAGCTTCAATTGGAGGATTTGTAGGAATTTCTCCAGGAGTAACTATTGGTAAAAAAGCAACCATTGGTGCTGAAGTAAAGATTGCTCCGGGTGTAACTATTGGTGACTATGCAAAAATTGGTGCAGGTTCATTTATATCTCCATTTATAACAATAGGTGAAGGAGCTGAAGTAATGATGGGAAGCATGGTTAGTGAAAGTGTTTTACCTGGAGCAAAAGTTCAGGGAAACCCAGCTAAAATTATAACTGAAAAAATTAAAGACAGAAGACCAAAATTAGATTTAATTATAAATCCAAATATTGATAAAACTGATCTAACTATGCATTAGCAATTATTTGATCATTAAGATCTTTTTTCTTTTTTTCTAAATCTGCTTTTTTAGCAGGAACAACCTCACTTCGTACTTGACTATCTACTCTAATAAATTCATCCCTTGCCTTTGTATATTTTATTTTTTTGTATTCATTTGTTGAAACTAATCTATCAGCCTCATTCTCAGCTTTTCCAGCACTTCCTATTACATCCAAAATCAAATCAGCAGTTATTCCTTTTTCTAGTAAACTTCCAACAACCTCTGTAAGAATTCCTTGAAGCTTGTCAATCTCCCCACGTGTAGCAGTTTTATCTTTTTTTAATTTAGCTAATGTTTCTTTTATAATAGCTTCTACTGTAGAAGGTATTTGACCTGCTGCTAACTCACGTGCTCTTTGAAACCTAGCACCAGATACAATCGATTTTAAAGAGTTAAGTACTACAGAGGGACTGTATGCTGACATAAGAGCATAAACACCATCAACTTCCTGTTGCTCAAGAAATCTTTCTAAAGCTTTAGCAGATATAGCTTCTCTAGTTTTAATATTATCTAGAAATTCTTTATCTTCTTTTCTAAAAAAGAGCTGAAAAATATTTTCCATTAATTATCTCCATGCAAAATTGTACTAATATAACTTTTCTACACGTAAAATATTGACAATTTTAGGTTAAGTATCGATTAAAAAAACTTAACAAATTAAACACATTTAACTTAAGTGTGAGCCTTTTCACTTTTTTTCACCCCATATAAAGCAGAACCAGACCCACAAAGACCAACAGTTTTATAACCTTTATCCAGAAGTAATTTACGAAGCTTTATTAATTCCGGGTAATAAGAAAAAACTACTATCTCAAAATCATTAAATATATTTTTAAAAAACATATCATAATCAGCAACTTTCATTGAGTAAATTAAGCTTTCAATCTCTTCTTTGCAAGAAGCTTGAAATTCTCTTGAGTCAATTTGCTCATATGCCCATTTGGTAGATATGGAAATATTTTCAGGTTTTATTATTTCTATTTCAAGTTTAAGATTGTTTTTAATTTTTTTTAAAATTCCTCCTCTTCCACTTCCAAAACAAGTATCTCCTAAAATAAAAAAAGGCACATCAGAACCAATTTGATTTGACAAGACCAATAACTCATTTTCATTTAAATAGTAATCAAATAATTGATTTAAACCTTTTAAGACACAGCCAGCATTTGAACTGCCCCCACCAAGCCCTGCTTGAATTGGGATTTTTTTATTAATTGTAATTTTACAAAAACCTTTTATACCAAGTTTTTTAAAAAACAACAATGCTGCTTTTGTTGTCAGGTTTTTATCATTTGGAATTATTTGATTTAGTTCTTCTTGAACAAAAATACTATTAACTTTTAATTCGTTACTTTTATTAAATTCCAAAGCAATATCATCACAAAGATTATTATTTTCAAAGTAAATTGTTTCTAACTCATGATAGTTATCAGATCTTTTTCCTTTTATCCACAAAGCAAAATTTAACTTGCTTGGTGATTTTATGTTTATCATAACTATATCTTTAAATATTTTTTTGCAGACCAAAAACAACCACTACCAGTTACAATTACACCTGCTACAAGTAAAATATAATAAATCTTATAAATATTGCCTGAATAAAATTCAGGCAAGCCTGTTGGAAGTGAACTACCTATCAAGTTCTGAGCTGTTTCCCATAAAAAAGTTTGCAAGATATATAAAGGTATAATTGCAAAAGTAGCTGCAACTAATGCATAAAATATTCCTTGTAAAACCAATGGTCCTTTTATGTACCAATCTTCAACACCCATTAATCTTAAAACTTCAATCTCACTTTGTCTGGACTGAATCACAAGTTGAATAGTATTTCCTGTAACAATAATAGTTACAAATGCAAGAAGAATTGTTAGAACTGTTCCTACTATTTGTAGTAGAGTTTTTAATTTATTTATAAAACCTAAAACCCCTGGTGCATAATTTAAGTCAATTACACCAGGTAACTTTCTGACAACTACAATGGATGATTTTAAATGTTCAGGGCTTGTAACTCTTACATGGACTGTGTTTGGCAGTGGATTTTGGAAGTCATCAGAAACTATAAAATTTTTCTTAAATTCATTCCATGCAATATCCTTATCTATTACTTCTACCCTTTTTACATAAGGTAATTTCCCAATACTTAATGCAAAATCTTTTACATCTACATCATTATCTAAATAAACTGAAAACTCCAATTGATCAGATAATTTTTGCCCAATAATATTTAAACCAAATGAGACTTGTAAAACAAACCCAAAAATTGCAAGAACAGAAGTTAGTATGCTGATAACAACCCAATTTGACCAACCACTTCGCCAAACATCCTGAAGTGTTTCATAAAACATCCTATATCCCATTCTAATTTTTCTCATTGATATATTCATAGTTAATGAGATGATATATAAGTTCCTGTTTTAACATCGCTTACAATTTTTCCATTATTCAATGTGATTACTCTCTTTCTTAATTGATCTACCATTTGCTGATTATGAGTTGCTACTAAAACAGTTGTTCCTCTAAGATTTATTCTTTCTAAAAGCTGGAAAATTTCCATGGAAGTATTTGGATCTAAATTCCCCGTTGGTTCATCTGCAATTAATAATGAAGGTCCTTGTACAATTGCCCTTGCTATTCCTACTCTTTGCCTTTCTCCACCAGAAAGAGTTTTTGGAAAATCATTTGCTTTATTTGTTAAGCTAACAACTTTTAGGGCACCATGTACTCTTTTAGTTATTTCATTGTGATCCATTCCTATTGCAAATAGCGGATATGCAATATTTTCAAATGAAGTTTTATTCATTAACAATTTAAAATCCTGAAACACAACTCCCATTCTTCTTCTTAATATGGGAGTTTGTTTATTAGGTAATCTTGAAACATCTACATTTGAAACAAAAACCTGACCAGAAGTAGGCTTTTCTTCTCTATACAAAAGCTTCATGATTGTTGATTTACCAGCTCCACTTGGTCCTACAATAAATATCATCTCACCGCTATTAACTTGGAAAGTAACATTATCAAGGGCTTTAAGCTCTCCATATACCTTTGTTACATTAATAAACTGAATCATTTTAATTACCTAATCAATTTAAATTACAATAATGTTAACACGTGGTAGGTTCTAATCTTTAATAAATTCTAGGAATGAAAGATCCAAATCTGGATATACCAATTAATAAAGAAGAAAAAATATTTTTTTATTTAAGAACCTGTCTTTGTATTGTACTAACTTTAATCTGGACATCTTGGGTTGTAAATTTACCAAATAAAACAGCAAACAGCAATCAGCAATCAGCAATCAGCAATCAGCTATCAGCTATCAGCTATCAGAAGCCTAAAGTTGAAACCTTGAAACCTCCAAACCTCGAAACCTTGAAACCTCACAACCTCCCAACTCCAAAACTTCAAAACCTTGAGATTCCAAAACCTAAAGCACTCAGCACTCAGCACTCAGCTCTCAGCTCAAAACTCAAAGCTCCAATACAAGAAGTTGATACAACCAAATTAAGAGAACCAATAAACACTAAAAGCAAAAAAGAGATAAAACTAGAAACAGAGCTTGAAAGCTGGTTGCCAAGATATATTCTGGCAACTAAGGACATTTCTCCCAAGATTGAACAATTAAATAAAAATCTTGACACAATAATTAATCACATTGAAGTAACAGGCCTTCTTAAAAATACAAGTGGTGAAAGCCAAGCAATAATAATAAAAAATAATCTAAACAATAAAATTGAGATATTAAAAAAAGGAGATGAATATAGCGGACTAAAAGTATTAGACATAAATAAAGATGAGGTAATCTTTATTAATCAAAGCCTAAACAAACAATATGCTAAAAAAATTACTTCTATTAAGTAAGAACCAAATTATTAAAAATCACTTTTTTTTTATCCAACAAATCATTGTAGTTGTGTCTGCATTGTTTACAAATCAAAAGATGGTCTGTTACTACTTTATGTTTTAATGAAGGAGTTTCATTTTTAATGTATTCTTCTAGTCCTAACCAATAACGTTCCTCATCAGACAATAACTCACCATTACTACCTACAACTTTTTCAGAAAATATTTCCTTATGAAATAATGATTCAATTTTACCTGAAACATCTTCCCAAAATTCTTGTGAGTCTATAAAATTGTCAACCTTATAGTATTTTTTTAAGAGTTCACCTAGCCCATCATAAGGCTTATCCTTATTCTCTCCATCATTATTTGCCATATTATAAAGAAATTACTTCAAACTAACTATTAACTGCTTTTTGTTCGGATTGCTTTTCTAAATATGGACTTAAAATTTCTTGTAATCTGCCTCTAGCCCTTGCAATTCTGCTTTTTACAGTTCCAAGCTCACATCCAATACTTTCAGCTATCTCCTCATAACTTAAGCCCTGCAATTCTCGCAGGACGATAGCTGTTCTAAACTGTTCCGGTAAACCAGCCATTGCTTTTTTTACTATTTGATCTAATTCTTTTACTAATGATCTCTCGTCAGGCTTTAATGATGGGTCTGGTATTTCCCTTATTAGATCAGATTCACCGTTATCACTTTCAATTGGAGCATCTATTGATATTGTAGGTAATCTTCTTGGACGTCTTCTTAGTTCATCATAAAAAAGATTTACTACAATTTGATTTAACCAGGACTTAAAAGTTTTAGGATTTCTTAAGGAATGAATTCCCCTGTAAACTCTTATAAAAACTTCTTGAGCTAGATCAGAAGTATCTGGCCAATCAGGAGCTAATTGATAAAGCAATGAAGTAACTGATCTTTGATGTTTTTTTACAAGACATTCAATTGCATCTCTATCTCCTGCCTGACAAGCAATTACTAATTCTTCATCATCAAACTGCACATTAATTTTTTTCATAATTTCCTCTAATTATCTTAATTGAATCCAAAAGAACACGTAAGCAGAATGTTATCATCGTTTCATACGTTTAATTTATTTATATAATCCTTGTTTTACAATCCGTTAGAAACCGGCCAACAAAAAGTAAAACCGGCCGAATCGGCCCGAAACTAAAAGCAGTTTTAAAAAATCTGTAAACTAAACGACGAATCCTTGTTTAATAATTGATTAAACTGACATTTAACTTTGCAAAAATTCTTAACAAAATAAATGTAAGAAGAAATAAGAAATATATAAAAACCTGGATTTTTCACGCTTAAAATGAGATTGTAATAAAAAATTAACATTAACATCCTGATTTTAAATCCTATGTTAGACAGTACACGGTTTGTGGAATTAATAATTTAGGGTTTTGTAAAAACGAGCACAAATAATGAAAGGTTATAAATGATGAATTTAGATGTACAAGAAAATGAAGAAAGGTTGTTTGTAAAAATAGGTGGTCAACTTTTATACAGTGAGGCAGATCAATTTAAAGATGAAGTACTACCTAAAATCGGACAACATAGTGTTGTAACAGTAGATTGTAAGGATTTAGATTTTATTGACAGTGCAGGAACTGGTGCAATTGTAAGGCTTTGGAAAGAATGCAGGATGGTTGGTGCAGAATTGGAATTAATAAGGGTAATACCAGAAGTACAAAAATTATTACATATGACAAGATTACATCAATTAGCAACAGTAAAAGGTCTAGATGACATATAACTAACAATGTCAACTGAAGAAAGTAAAACAACACCTTTTGAGTTAAAAAACTTAGAAGACATAAGCTCATCAATAAATGATGTTAGTAAGTTACTTAAACAATTAGAAGACGAAAGAAATGCGGCAGAGCGAAGAGAAAAAGTACTTGCACAAAATCTTAAAGAAAGCAAGCAAATGTCCGCTCACCTACAACAAATTACCCAAGCTTTAGCAAAAGAAAGAAAAGCAGCATTAGAAAAATCTGAAAAAGAAAAATTGCTTTGGAAATTAATTGAGAGAATTAATTCCAGTTTTGATTTAGAGCAGATATTGCAATCTACTGTTGATGAGCTTGGTCATTATTTTAAAATTAACAGGTGTGGAATTATAATTCCAGGTTATAAAACAAATAAAGATCTTGTAAAAGAATTTGCTGTTGGAGAATGGAAAAGACCACAAGAAGTCTGCCAACAAGTAACTCTTTCTGTTTTATATAAAACAGTTACAAAAACTCTAAAGCCGCTAATAATTAACGACACTATCACTCATGAATTAACAGCAGGACACTTAAGTGAAGATTTAAGATCTATTTTAATGGTGCCTTTGCTTCAATACAATGATGAACTTATTGGAGTGGTTTATCTTCATCAATGCAAAAAACAAAGAACATGGACAGAACATGAACTGTCTCTATTACAAGCAGCTGCTGAACCAATAGCTGCTGCTGTTGAGAAATCAAAACTTTTTAGTCGTGCTAAAGCATGGGCGTCTAGAGAAAAACTTTTAAACAAATTAACTGCACGGATAAGAGGAACATTAAATATTAATGTTATTTTAGAAAGAAGCGTTGCTGAACTTGGACAAGCATTACAAGCAAGCAGATGTTTTATAAACATAATTGATCCTAAAACTACTAGAGAAATGATATCTCACGAATACTCAGCAAACAATATACAACACCTTGAAGTAAAAAAAGAAAACCCATTAATAATAAACAAATTATCTGAGAAGGATGCTGATTATATTGCTGTATCAGATATATTCAAAGAACCAAGATTAATTAAACTCAACGAAAAAGAAATAGAACAACTTTATAAAACAGGAGCAAGGGCATTTCTTGCAGTACCAATATCATTTCAAAGAAAATTATTTGGATGGCTTTGCTTTCATCAATGCAACATACCAAGAAATTGGTCAAATGAAGAAATAACTTTTATACAATCTGTAGCAAGTCAGATTGGTGTAGCAATAAATCAGGCAGAATTAGTAGAAAAACTTACTGAGTATCAGACAAAAATCTCCAGGGAACTAAAACAAGCAGCTGGCTTACAGTCAGTATTACTAAGTGCTGGTGCAGATACAAAAAAGAATTTACCAATAACAGTTTCATACCACCCTCATCATAATGTCTCTGGAGATTTTTATTGGGTAACTGAATTAGCACCACATAAGATTGGAATTTTAATTGGCGATGTATCTGGAAAAGGACCAGCAGCAGCACTTTTGACAGGATACATAATTGGTGAAATTAAAGGATTACTAGAAAGCCAGGAAACTTCTTGGAATCCCGTAACATTTTTAACATCACTTAGTAGTTCTATTTACGAACAAAATCAATATTCTGATTTTTATGCAACAGCATGGTATGGCACCTTTGACATTATTGAAGGGAGAGTAGTTTGTTGTAATGCAGGTCAC encodes the following:
- the lepA gene encoding elongation factor 4; this translates as MPQLLNIRNFCIIAHIDHGKSTLADRLLELTGTISKREMKEQILDSMDIERERGITIKLQTVRMKYKASDKNEYILNLIDTPGHVDFNYEVSRSLAACEGALLVVDASQGVEAQTLANVYLAMEHNLEIIPVINKIDLPSAEPERVKKEIKELIGIDTQGAIFISAKTGQNVKEVLESVVKNIPSPKNTCDKPLRGLIFDSYFESYRGIIVYLRVVDGSVKVGDEILFMANNKKFVVSEVGYLTPKQVQVDKLKSGEVGYLAAFIKDVSSIVGDTVTGAKNPAAEPLIGYRPAMPVVFCGLYPTDADKYPDLKDALEKLQLNDSSIHYEPESSSALGFGFRCGFLGLLHMEVAQERLEREYNLNLITTAPSVVYKVTETGGKIIEIDNPALLGDPACREKIEEPYVLLHIFLPGGFVGQIMELCQSRRGIFKDMKYLDSKRVQLSYEIPLAEIITDFFDNLKSRSKGYASMDYDLIGYRESKLVKLDILIAGEIVDALSIIVHVDKAYYYGRQLAEKLRKLIPRQLFEVPIQAAIGGKIIARETVSAMRKNVLAKCYGGDVTRKKKLLEKQKEGKKRMKNVGKVEIPQEAFMAVLKLESE
- a CDS encoding YvcK family protein — protein: MIHKLRDLNLRRYSLPGLKKWILIGFIGFIFGLLGVALLLELRPVTRLRDLTWLIVGGTAKIIPTYVSGTIGIVVCIFLITYAVVSANKEVVRAIAPELADSSFLDALDKLHSLSRGAKVVAIGGGTGLSTLLSGLKHFTTNITAIVTVADDGGSSGRLREELGIIPPGDIRNCIAALADEDKMITELFQYRFKTGQNLEGHSFGNLFLTALQEVSGGDFIKAVKAACLILRSRGTVLPSSPEPMKIIAELHDGRIIEGESRIPQAKGRIKRIFSERENPKAQEEAINAISEAELIIFGPGSLYTSIIPNLLAPEIVSAIKNNSNAHKVYVCNIMTQPGETSNYTVSDHINALLQHAKDQNLIDVVIVNDRHPKLLLEKYKEKGQEPVVIDADIIQKLGIRIVARNLIKEEDLVRHNPKLLARAIMLWHKRWLKYPVKKQVVSSK
- the ispE gene encoding 4-(cytidine 5'-diphospho)-2-C-methyl-D-erythritol kinase; protein product: MINIKSPSKLNFALWIKGKRSDNYHELETIYFENNNLCDDIALEFNKSNELKVNSIFVQEELNQIIPNDKNLTTKAALLFFKKLGIKGFCKITINKKIPIQAGLGGGSSNAGCVLKGLNQLFDYYLNENELLVLSNQIGSDVPFFILGDTCFGSGRGGILKKIKNNLKLEIEIIKPENISISTKWAYEQIDSREFQASCKEEIESLIYSMKVADYDMFFKNIFNDFEIVVFSYYPELIKLRKLLLDKGYKTVGLCGSGSALYGVKKSEKAHT
- the ftsE gene encoding cell division ATP-binding protein FtsE, with protein sequence MIQFINVTKVYGELKALDNVTFQVNSGEMIFIVGPSGAGKSTIMKLLYREEKPTSGQVFVSNVDVSRLPNKQTPILRRRMGVVFQDFKLLMNKTSFENIAYPLFAIGMDHNEITKRVHGALKVVSLTNKANDFPKTLSGGERQRVGIARAIVQGPSLLIADEPTGNLDPNTSMEIFQLLERINLRGTTVLVATHNQQMVDQLRKRVITLNNGKIVSDVKTGTYISSH
- a CDS encoding sigma-70 family RNA polymerase sigma factor, whose protein sequence is MKKINVQFDDEELVIACQAGDRDAIECLVKKHQRSVTSLLYQLAPDWPDTSDLAQEVFIRVYRGIHSLRNPKTFKSWLNQIVVNLFYDELRRRPRRLPTISIDAPIESDNGESDLIREIPDPSLKPDERSLVKELDQIVKKAMAGLPEQFRTAIVLRELQGLSYEEIAESIGCELGTVKSRIARARGRLQEILSPYLEKQSEQKAVNS
- a CDS encoding STAS domain-containing protein, with amino-acid sequence MMNLDVQENEERLFVKIGGQLLYSEADQFKDEVLPKIGQHSVVTVDCKDLDFIDSAGTGAIVRLWKECRMVGAELELIRVIPEVQKLLHMTRLHQLATVKGLDDI
- a CDS encoding GAF domain-containing protein encodes the protein MSTEESKTTPFELKNLEDISSSINDVSKLLKQLEDERNAAERREKVLAQNLKESKQMSAHLQQITQALAKERKAALEKSEKEKLLWKLIERINSSFDLEQILQSTVDELGHYFKINRCGIIIPGYKTNKDLVKEFAVGEWKRPQEVCQQVTLSVLYKTVTKTLKPLIINDTITHELTAGHLSEDLRSILMVPLLQYNDELIGVVYLHQCKKQRTWTEHELSLLQAAAEPIAAAVEKSKLFSRAKAWASREKLLNKLTARIRGTLNINVILERSVAELGQALQASRCFINIIDPKTTREMISHEYSANNIQHLEVKKENPLIINKLSEKDADYIAVSDIFKEPRLIKLNEKEIEQLYKTGARAFLAVPISFQRKLFGWLCFHQCNIPRNWSNEEITFIQSVASQIGVAINQAELVEKLTEYQTKISRELKQAAGLQSVLLSAGADTKKNLPITVSYHPHHNVSGDFYWVTELAPHKIGILIGDVSGKGPAAALLTGYIIGEIKGLLESQETSWNPVTFLTSLSSSIYEQNQYSDFYATAWYGTFDIIEGRVVCCNAGHPSPYLMSGDSVNILNDDPGVPLGLLSVNDSVGGYVQKEFNLLPLDRMVIFTDGLKEQRQLDGKFIPENWLKEELKNHKKYKLKELPEELIRKLNIVSKAAPADDDRLVVAIEMPEPNKIEFYKDKQELINDNVKIILEDVLKQGLPKTLEPSLKLGLVEALYNAVRHGLGKVPKDKKAVVDLSWWINEGSFSCTIRDPGPGFDWQTFAKNKSKIKDVDVLSEGGRGIPLLFEIFNKVIWNPKGNEIGLTLKW